A window of Microcoleus sp. FACHB-831 contains these coding sequences:
- the eis gene encoding enhanced intracellular survival protein Eis, giving the protein MTSQIEYGSIANPEEAEKLGVILNQCFNSPPNSWQTYSDRIGLENFRIIRKGGELMGGLAIYHMGQYYGLESVPMGGIAAVGIAPEYRGSGAAIALMQHAVKELYAKGLPISVLYPATQRLYRKAGYEQGGIYCSWEIPTETIQIKDSNLPIKSVSSISHEVFKDLYHQQSKVNNGNLDRNKAIWDGAIKPQTEEPVYAYLIGKETQPEGYIILAQYQEDNNNLILIKDWVVLTAAAANTLWTFLAGHRSQIKKMRWRSSPVDPLTLLLPEQTANIRNLERWMLRVIDVPKALEKRGYPLGIETELHLQVEDELLPENNGKFVLKVSNGRGEVTKGGKGELHLDVRGLAPLYTGLFAPHQLQLAGKLEATETALSVATSLFAGSQPWLPDFF; this is encoded by the coding sequence ATGACATCTCAGATTGAATACGGTAGCATCGCCAACCCTGAAGAAGCTGAAAAACTTGGGGTAATTCTCAATCAGTGCTTTAACAGTCCGCCTAACAGTTGGCAAACTTACAGCGATCGCATCGGCTTAGAAAACTTTCGCATAATTCGCAAAGGCGGAGAACTGATGGGCGGCTTGGCGATTTACCACATGGGGCAATATTATGGCCTTGAGAGCGTACCAATGGGGGGAATTGCTGCCGTTGGCATAGCACCAGAGTATCGCGGATCTGGAGCAGCGATCGCCCTGATGCAGCACGCCGTCAAAGAACTTTATGCCAAAGGATTGCCAATTTCTGTACTTTATCCAGCAACTCAGCGACTTTATCGCAAAGCTGGATACGAACAAGGCGGGATATATTGCAGTTGGGAAATACCCACTGAAACTATCCAAATAAAAGATAGCAACCTCCCGATAAAATCTGTCAGTTCCATCAGCCACGAAGTCTTTAAAGACCTTTATCACCAACAGTCGAAAGTCAATAACGGCAATTTAGATAGAAACAAAGCCATCTGGGACGGAGCCATAAAACCCCAAACTGAAGAACCAGTCTATGCCTATCTCATCGGCAAAGAAACCCAACCCGAAGGCTACATTATTTTGGCTCAATATCAAGAAGACAACAACAACCTAATTTTAATCAAAGATTGGGTAGTTTTAACAGCAGCAGCAGCGAATACTTTATGGACATTTTTAGCTGGTCATCGCTCCCAAATTAAAAAAATGAGGTGGCGCAGTTCACCAGTTGACCCTTTAACATTGTTGCTTCCAGAGCAGACAGCAAACATTCGCAATTTGGAACGCTGGATGCTGCGAGTAATTGATGTTCCCAAAGCATTGGAAAAACGAGGCTATCCCTTGGGAATAGAAACCGAGTTGCATTTGCAAGTAGAGGACGAATTGCTACCTGAAAATAACGGTAAATTTGTTTTAAAAGTATCCAACGGACGCGGTGAAGTCACAAAGGGAGGAAAAGGCGAATTACACCTAGACGTGCGGGGATTAGCACCACTCTACACAGGTCTGTTCGCGCCACATCAACTGCAACTCGCAGGGAAACTAGAAGCTACAGAAACAGCATTATCAGTTGCTACCAGCTTGTTTGCTGGTTCGCAACCTTGGCTGCCAGATTTCTTTTAA
- the mutS gene encoding DNA mismatch repair protein MutS: protein MNYSASTPQEPNQPKIRNADYHKLDRTKLTPMMQHYADIKDQYPHALLLYRVGDFYEVFFQDACIVSQQLELVLTSINGGKEIGRVPMSGVPHHAIDRYCTMLVEKGYAVAICDQMEEASEVEGKNLVRRQVTRVLTPGTLLDEGMLTARRNNFLAAIVIAGNHWGLAYADISTGEFFTTQASELEQLTHELMRLQPSEVLVPTNAPDLGSLLRPGETSEHLPNCLPPSFCYALRSQIPFTPAEARQRLLQKFKVRSLEGLGCEHLPLAVRAAGGLLEYLEDTQKENPVPLQTLRTYTLTDYLILDHQSRRNLEIIQTVRDGTLHGSLLWAIDKTCTAMGGRALRRWVLQPLLDIKGIGARQDTIQELVENNFLRGDLRQLLRQIYDLERLTGRAGSGTANAKDLVALADSLAKLPELAEIAANGSSPFLRALQKVPPILEQLAQKLHVNLVEAPPLHLKEGGLIRPGINADLDKLRAEAEDDQKWIANLEVTEKARSGISTLKVGFNKTFGYYISISRAKADQVPDNYIRKQTLTTEERYITPELKEREARILTARDDLNRLEYEIFSNLRLEVAEYAEQIRNVSRAVAAADVLCGLAEVAVYQGYCRPEMVESREINIIDGRHPVVEQSLPAGFFVPNSTQLGREELANRKGAERAEERPDLIILTGPNASGKSCYLRQVGLIQLMAQMGSFVPARSATLGICDRIFTRVGAVDDLATGQSTFMVEMNETANILNHATPKSLVLLDEIGRGTATFDGLSIAWAVAEYLANDIQARTIFATHYHELNELASILSNVANYQVTVKELADQIIFLHQVQPGGADKSYGIEAGRLAGLPPSVISRAKQVMGQIEKHSKIAIGLRKGLDLDEPPVDF, encoded by the coding sequence ATGAATTACTCGGCATCTACCCCTCAAGAACCCAATCAACCCAAGATCCGGAACGCTGATTATCACAAGCTAGACCGAACTAAGCTGACGCCGATGATGCAGCATTATGCTGATATTAAAGATCAGTATCCTCATGCGTTACTGCTGTATCGTGTTGGCGATTTTTACGAGGTATTTTTTCAGGATGCGTGTATTGTTTCTCAGCAATTAGAACTTGTTCTAACAAGTATCAATGGTGGCAAAGAAATCGGTCGCGTACCGATGTCGGGAGTTCCTCATCATGCAATAGATAGATATTGCACAATGCTGGTAGAAAAGGGGTATGCCGTTGCTATTTGCGACCAAATGGAAGAAGCCTCTGAAGTTGAAGGCAAAAATTTGGTACGCCGCCAAGTAACTCGCGTCCTCACCCCCGGTACGCTATTAGATGAGGGGATGCTAACAGCGAGGCGCAATAATTTTCTAGCAGCTATAGTTATTGCCGGGAATCATTGGGGGTTGGCTTATGCAGATATTTCTACTGGCGAATTCTTCACCACTCAAGCCAGTGAATTAGAACAACTAACTCACGAATTGATGAGATTGCAGCCTTCAGAAGTGCTGGTTCCAACTAATGCTCCGGATTTGGGAAGTTTGCTGCGACCGGGTGAAACTAGCGAGCATTTGCCTAACTGTTTGCCGCCGTCTTTCTGTTATGCACTGCGATCGCAAATTCCCTTTACCCCAGCAGAAGCAAGACAGCGACTATTGCAAAAATTTAAAGTGCGATCGCTTGAAGGATTGGGTTGCGAACACCTCCCCCTCGCAGTTCGCGCTGCTGGTGGATTATTAGAATATCTCGAAGACACCCAAAAAGAAAACCCAGTTCCACTCCAAACCCTACGCACCTATACCCTCACCGATTACCTCATCCTCGACCACCAAAGCCGCCGCAACCTCGAAATTATTCAAACCGTCCGCGATGGCACGTTGCACGGTTCCCTACTCTGGGCAATAGACAAAACCTGCACCGCAATGGGTGGCCGTGCTTTGCGCCGTTGGGTGTTGCAACCACTACTAGATATTAAAGGAATTGGCGCTAGACAAGACACTATTCAAGAATTAGTAGAAAATAACTTTCTTCGCGGCGATTTGCGACAGTTACTCCGCCAAATATATGACCTAGAAAGATTAACAGGTCGCGCCGGTTCCGGGACTGCTAATGCTAAAGATTTAGTTGCTTTGGCAGATTCATTAGCAAAATTACCCGAATTAGCTGAAATAGCAGCTAACGGTAGTTCTCCCTTTCTTAGAGCTTTGCAGAAAGTGCCGCCTATCTTGGAACAACTGGCACAGAAGCTACACGTTAATCTAGTAGAAGCGCCCCCCCTCCACCTAAAGGAAGGCGGTTTAATTCGACCTGGTATCAACGCTGATTTGGATAAACTGCGTGCAGAAGCGGAAGACGACCAAAAATGGATAGCAAATTTGGAAGTTACCGAAAAAGCTCGCTCAGGTATTTCTACACTAAAGGTAGGCTTTAATAAAACTTTTGGCTATTACATCAGTATCTCTCGCGCTAAGGCAGATCAAGTTCCAGATAACTACATTCGCAAGCAAACTTTAACGACTGAGGAGCGTTATATTACTCCCGAATTGAAGGAACGGGAAGCGCGAATTTTGACAGCGCGTGACGATCTAAATAGGCTGGAGTATGAGATTTTTAGTAACTTGCGCTTAGAGGTTGCAGAATACGCAGAACAAATTCGCAATGTCTCACGCGCTGTTGCTGCTGCTGATGTTTTGTGCGGTTTAGCAGAGGTTGCAGTTTATCAGGGTTACTGTCGTCCGGAGATGGTTGAAAGTCGGGAAATTAATATTATTGATGGGCGTCATCCTGTTGTAGAACAATCGCTGCCTGCTGGCTTTTTTGTACCGAATTCGACTCAGTTGGGTAGGGAAGAATTAGCGAACCGCAAAGGCGCAGAGAGAGCAGAGGAGAGGCCGGATTTAATTATTTTGACGGGGCCTAATGCTAGCGGGAAGAGTTGTTATTTGCGCCAGGTGGGTTTGATTCAGTTGATGGCGCAGATGGGTAGTTTTGTGCCTGCGCGTTCGGCTACTTTGGGGATATGCGATCGCATCTTTACTAGGGTTGGCGCTGTTGACGATCTGGCTACTGGTCAATCTACTTTTATGGTGGAGATGAATGAGACAGCTAATATTCTCAATCATGCAACGCCTAAATCCCTAGTTTTGTTAGATGAAATTGGGAGAGGTACGGCTACTTTTGACGGCCTTTCGATTGCTTGGGCTGTTGCAGAATATCTGGCAAATGATATTCAGGCGCGGACTATTTTTGCCACTCACTATCACGAACTTAACGAATTAGCGTCGATTTTATCTAACGTTGCTAATTATCAAGTGACGGTGAAAGAGTTAGCCGACCAAATTATATTTCTGCACCAAGTTCAGCCTGGAGGTGCAGATAAATCTTATGGAATTGAAGCTGGACGATTGGCTGGTTTACCGCCCTCTGTGATAAGTCGAGCCAAGCAAGTGATGGGGCAAATTGAAAAGCATAGTAAGATAGCAATCGGGCTGCGGAAAGGACTCGATCTAGATGAACCCCCGGTTGATTTTTGA
- a CDS encoding aminotransferase class IV, with translation MFLEATPIAWHNGKLVEREQAAPSIASHSLHLGIGVFDGIMAYWNGDRYYIHRLESHLDRLRNGSTNMGLEFAWSNEDLKMGILSLLDEVPKTNYYIRPIVYRSVPQLNFSDAMPVDVTILAVTIARDVDTSLTCHISQYERVSGSAIPITWKICGTYVNSYLSRRAAELAGFNDAILLDREGRITEAAVANLFFLKKDTIITPALTPNIFPGITRATILDIAISEGIEVIERDIRPEELGNFDAAFLAATMMELKPLTSIHPYQYDSSTHPLFRRILKEFREITHQ, from the coding sequence ATGTTTCTTGAAGCTACGCCGATTGCTTGGCATAACGGAAAACTGGTTGAACGCGAACAAGCTGCACCCTCAATTGCTAGCCATTCTCTTCACTTGGGCATAGGCGTTTTTGATGGCATAATGGCTTATTGGAATGGCGATCGCTATTATATTCATCGTCTAGAATCACATTTAGACCGCCTTCGCAATGGGTCGACAAACATGGGGCTGGAATTTGCCTGGTCAAACGAAGACCTTAAAATGGGTATTCTGTCATTGCTAGATGAAGTCCCAAAAACTAATTATTACATTAGACCGATTGTTTACCGTTCAGTGCCACAACTGAACTTTAGCGATGCAATGCCTGTCGATGTGACAATTTTGGCTGTTACTATTGCACGGGATGTAGACACCTCTCTTACTTGCCATATATCTCAATATGAGCGCGTTTCTGGTAGTGCCATTCCAATTACGTGGAAGATATGCGGAACCTATGTAAATAGTTATTTAAGCCGTCGCGCCGCCGAGTTAGCTGGATTCAATGATGCTATCCTGCTAGACAGGGAAGGCAGAATTACCGAAGCTGCGGTGGCTAATCTTTTTTTCCTGAAAAAAGACACTATTATTACACCTGCGCTAACTCCGAATATTTTCCCCGGCATTACCCGCGCTACCATACTTGATATTGCAATATCCGAGGGGATTGAGGTGATTGAACGCGATATTAGACCTGAAGAATTAGGTAATTTTGATGCTGCTTTCTTAGCTGCTACCATGATGGAGTTAAAGCCGCTGACAAGCATTCATCCATATCAGTACGACTCGTCAACCCATCCCCTATTTCGCAGAATTTTAAAAGAGTTTCGCGAGATTACCCATCAATAA
- a CDS encoding AI-2E family transporter — MQSANKFPRWLIICLAFPLAVLNGWLLLLVLQYFQPLVSVFAAAILVAFILDYPIQFLQQRGVKRDTAVVVVLLLALVIIGGLGITLVPIILQQLNELATILPSWIDSGRQQIQTFQEWAVNQQLPVNLSGLATQFTDRLSSQLQNLTGQLVSFAFDTIGSVFNILVTVVLTFYLVLNGERMWDGVFKWLPARFSPQVRQSLREDFNNYFIGQATLATIVGFAMTLAFLALRVPLGLLFGIGIGFLAFFPFGTGIGISLVSLLVALQNFWLGVEVLAIAVAIDQVNANFIAPRLLGNLTGLNPVWVFVSLLIGGKLGGLLGVLIAVPLASFFKSIADSLREVIMKQLDGSESESTALNESVVIASKGLASDAGN, encoded by the coding sequence ATGCAATCAGCAAACAAATTCCCGCGATGGTTAATTATCTGTTTGGCATTTCCTCTTGCTGTTTTGAATGGTTGGCTATTGCTCCTGGTTTTGCAATATTTTCAACCCCTCGTTAGCGTTTTTGCGGCAGCAATTCTGGTTGCTTTTATTTTGGATTATCCGATCCAATTTTTACAGCAAAGAGGAGTTAAACGTGACACGGCTGTTGTGGTCGTTTTGTTGCTGGCGTTAGTGATAATAGGGGGTTTGGGTATAACCTTAGTTCCGATTATTTTACAACAGCTCAACGAACTTGCTACGATTTTGCCCAGTTGGATCGATTCGGGAAGGCAACAAATACAGACTTTTCAAGAGTGGGCTGTAAACCAGCAACTTCCAGTTAATTTAAGTGGATTAGCCACCCAATTTACAGACAGATTATCTAGCCAACTCCAGAACTTAACAGGTCAACTTGTTAGTTTTGCTTTTGATACCATTGGTAGCGTCTTCAACATACTGGTAACTGTAGTTTTAACTTTCTACCTGGTATTGAACGGAGAGCGTATGTGGGATGGAGTTTTTAAATGGTTGCCTGCTAGGTTTAGTCCTCAAGTGCGGCAATCTTTACGCGAGGACTTTAATAATTATTTTATCGGTCAGGCAACGTTGGCAACTATTGTTGGATTTGCCATGACACTGGCCTTTTTAGCTCTGCGAGTTCCTTTAGGGTTGCTGTTTGGAATCGGAATTGGATTTTTAGCTTTCTTCCCGTTTGGTACGGGGATAGGAATCAGCTTAGTGAGTTTGTTGGTAGCGTTACAAAATTTTTGGCTTGGCGTGGAAGTTTTAGCTATAGCCGTAGCGATAGATCAGGTTAATGCTAATTTTATTGCTCCTCGCCTTTTGGGTAATTTAACAGGATTAAATCCTGTGTGGGTTTTTGTTTCTTTACTCATAGGAGGGAAGCTAGGAGGTTTGCTAGGGGTTTTGATTGCTGTACCCTTGGCTAGCTTTTTTAAAAGTATTGCAGATAGTTTGCGCGAGGTAATAATGAAGCAATTAGATGGCAGTGAATCTGAATCGACAGCTTTAAATGAATCGGTTGTAATAGCATCGAAGGGATTAGCTAGTGATGCTGGAAACTGA
- a CDS encoding NUDIX hydrolase: MKDKLVEVAIAILYRDGQFLLQLRDNIPGIYYPGHWGFFGGHIEPDESPQEALKRELLEEIGYAPPEATLFGYYPDEKVLRHVFHAPLAVEIDQLVLGEGWDMGLLTPDEIRRGDRYSEAAGQVRPLGSPHQKILLDFLDKFPSIA, translated from the coding sequence ATGAAGGATAAATTAGTTGAGGTAGCGATCGCTATCCTATATCGCGACGGTCAATTTCTTCTGCAACTGCGAGATAATATCCCCGGTATTTACTATCCCGGACATTGGGGCTTTTTTGGCGGTCACATCGAACCGGATGAAAGTCCCCAAGAGGCTCTAAAGCGGGAATTATTAGAGGAAATTGGCTATGCTCCGCCAGAGGCTACATTGTTTGGCTATTATCCTGATGAAAAAGTGTTGCGCCATGTTTTTCACGCACCGCTTGCTGTAGAAATCGACCAGTTAGTGTTAGGCGAAGGGTGGGATATGGGGTTATTAACACCAGACGAGATTAGAAGGGGCGATCGCTACTCTGAAGCCGCTGGGCAAGTGCGACCTCTGGGGAGTCCTCATCAAAAAATTTTACTGGATTTTCTCGACAAGTTCCCCTCCATTGCCTGA
- the folD gene encoding bifunctional methylenetetrahydrofolate dehydrogenase/methenyltetrahydrofolate cyclohydrolase FolD translates to MQSTTAELLDGKALSEQIYTQLQQQIQQQQPQIGRPPGLAVLMVGDNPASAAYVRNKERACAKVGIASFGRHFPTETTQQELEQVIHALNQDDRVDGILVQLPLPPHLDAISLLYQIDPDKDADGLHPINLGRLVRGEPGLRSCTPAGVMRLLQEYKIDVKGKQAVVVGRSILVGKPLALMLLAEDATVAIAHSRTPDLAAITRTADILLAAVGRPSLITADMVKPGAVVIDVGINRIEDEGGKSRLVGDVDFDSVRNVAQFLTPVPGGVGAMTVAMLLQNTVSSYNRRH, encoded by the coding sequence ATGCAATCCACAACTGCCGAGCTTTTAGACGGTAAAGCCCTGTCTGAACAAATTTACACGCAACTGCAACAGCAGATTCAGCAGCAGCAACCCCAAATCGGACGCCCTCCGGGGTTGGCCGTCCTGATGGTTGGCGATAACCCAGCCAGTGCTGCCTACGTGCGGAATAAAGAACGCGCCTGCGCTAAAGTGGGTATTGCCTCGTTTGGGCGTCATTTCCCTACTGAAACGACGCAGCAAGAGCTAGAGCAAGTCATTCACGCGCTAAATCAAGACGATCGCGTTGATGGCATTCTAGTTCAACTGCCCCTACCGCCGCACCTCGATGCTATTTCGCTGTTATATCAAATCGATCCAGATAAAGACGCCGATGGACTGCACCCGATTAATTTGGGGCGACTTGTGCGGGGAGAACCTGGGTTACGCAGCTGCACCCCTGCTGGGGTGATGCGCCTGTTGCAAGAATATAAGATTGATGTCAAGGGAAAACAGGCGGTTGTCGTTGGACGCAGCATTCTGGTGGGTAAACCGCTGGCTTTGATGCTGCTAGCAGAGGATGCTACTGTAGCGATCGCTCATTCTCGCACCCCCGACCTCGCTGCTATTACCCGCACTGCTGATATCCTGCTTGCAGCCGTAGGGCGTCCGTCACTCATCACCGCCGACATGGTAAAACCTGGGGCTGTAGTTATCGATGTCGGCATCAATCGCATAGAAGATGAAGGCGGTAAATCTCGCCTCGTAGGAGATGTAGACTTTGATTCTGTCCGCAACGTCGCCCAATTTCTCACCCCCGTCCCCGGCGGCGTTGGCGCGATGACAGTCGCGATGTTGTTGCAAAATACCGTATCAAGCTACAACAGGCGCCATTAA
- the crtE gene encoding geranylgeranyl diphosphate synthase CrtE, translated as MIATDDLHAPQGESPAFDLSAYLTQQAVLVEAALDRSLPLTYPEKIYEAMRYSLLAGGKRLRPILCLASCTLMGGSVEMAMPTACALEMIHTMSLIHDDLPAMDNDDYRRGKPTNHKVYGEDIAILAGDGLLSYAFEFIATQTQNVPAERVLQVIARLGRAVGAAGLVGGQVVDLESEGKPDISLETLNFIHTHKTGALLEACVVCGGVLAGSSESDLQRLSRYAENIGLAFQIVDDILDITATAEELGKTAGKDLQAQKATFPSLWGLEESRRQAQQLIDAAKAELEPFGERAIPLSAIADFIISRTN; from the coding sequence ATGATAGCGACAGATGACCTTCATGCCCCCCAGGGGGAATCTCCAGCCTTCGATCTATCGGCCTATTTAACCCAGCAAGCCGTGCTGGTAGAAGCAGCCCTAGATCGTTCCCTCCCACTCACCTATCCAGAAAAGATTTATGAGGCGATGCGCTACTCGCTGTTGGCTGGAGGAAAGCGCCTGCGTCCCATCCTTTGTCTTGCTAGCTGTACTTTGATGGGTGGAAGCGTGGAAATGGCGATGCCAACAGCCTGCGCCCTGGAAATGATTCATACGATGTCGTTGATTCACGATGATTTACCAGCGATGGACAACGACGACTATCGGCGGGGCAAGCCCACAAATCACAAGGTTTATGGTGAAGATATTGCGATTCTGGCTGGGGATGGTTTGTTGTCTTATGCCTTTGAATTTATTGCTACCCAGACCCAAAACGTACCAGCAGAACGGGTATTGCAGGTAATTGCTCGTTTAGGTCGCGCTGTGGGCGCGGCAGGGTTGGTTGGCGGTCAAGTTGTTGACCTGGAATCGGAAGGAAAGCCGGATATATCTCTGGAAACGCTTAACTTTATCCACACCCACAAAACTGGTGCTTTGTTGGAAGCTTGTGTGGTTTGCGGTGGCGTTTTGGCAGGTAGTAGTGAATCGGACTTGCAACGGCTGTCTCGCTATGCCGAGAATATCGGGTTGGCGTTTCAGATTGTAGATGACATTCTGGATATCACGGCAACGGCTGAGGAGTTGGGGAAAACTGCGGGTAAGGATTTGCAAGCTCAAAAGGCAACTTTTCCCAGCCTGTGGGGACTGGAGGAATCTAGAAGACAAGCCCAACAACTGATTGATGCGGCAAAGGCTGAACTTGAACCGTTTGGGGAGAGGGCAATACCGCTGAGTGCGATCGCAGATTTTATTATCTCCCGCACTAACTAA
- a CDS encoding divergent PAP2 family protein: MHDFNHILNNQVLMVALLACLIAQASKLVIELAKNRKFNFRVLVTTGGMPSSHSALVTALATGVGQTVGWDSAEFAIATIFAIIVMYDAAGVRQAAGKQARILNQIIDEFFQEKPEFNEARLKELLGHTPVQVIVGSILGVAISWLAGPAY, translated from the coding sequence ATGCATGACTTTAACCACATCCTAAATAACCAGGTGCTGATGGTTGCTCTCCTGGCTTGTTTAATTGCACAAGCATCTAAGCTTGTCATCGAACTGGCCAAAAATCGCAAATTTAATTTTCGCGTTTTAGTCACAACTGGGGGAATGCCTAGCTCGCATTCAGCATTGGTAACAGCCTTAGCAACTGGTGTCGGACAGACGGTGGGATGGGACAGCGCCGAGTTTGCGATCGCTACCATTTTTGCCATCATTGTTATGTACGACGCCGCTGGCGTCCGTCAGGCTGCTGGCAAGCAAGCCCGCATTCTCAACCAAATCATTGATGAGTTTTTTCAGGAAAAACCAGAGTTTAATGAAGCCCGCCTTAAAGAGTTACTGGGACACACACCCGTTCAGGTAATTGTAGGCTCGATATTGGG